The Rosa chinensis cultivar Old Blush chromosome 7, RchiOBHm-V2, whole genome shotgun sequence DNA segment CAATTGAAATATCAATTGCATACTCAACATCATGATGCAGTTACTTATTCCTTTTTTCATTAGTGAACATATACGAAACATAATGCTGACAGATCGATCAATAAGATCAAAGCTATGTTGTTAGAGAAAAaacttttcattcttttctaacAAATACATGAAAACATTTAAACCTGCTAACGATCAATTCTTTTGTACCCTCCCTTAAGTTGTTAATGTTGGTGTCATTTGTTTCGAAATAAAAAAACCCAATTAAAAAATCATCTTGGTGCATTTATTTCAATTTGATTTGAGTAGTATGTTTAAGTCCATGAAACAACAAACAACACCAAAGTAATAAGTGATGGTAACCTGATCACAAGCAGGGGACTTGACACTGTTGCCAAATTGCATTGGCTATTGCCAACTGCATAATTTCTGCAGTGTCTTTATGAATACCTTAGCTTCTTCAATATATTGGTCCCTGCTTCCCTACCATGTAGAATTTAATGATATATTTCCCCATTTGTTTTTCAGTGTGTCAAACTTGATCGGCTTGCATATTATCTAGATTCTGATATTGCTTCACCTGGCCTCCATGGCATGTTAACAAGCAATGCGAGGATTTGCTTCCATCAGAGTTTGTTCAGGTATGCCCAATCAACTCTCTTTACTTGGTTCATCCATGCAAGTGATGCAACACGTGCACACACATATTCAAGTATTGTTGGATGTGTCTGACCTGGATGGCCTAGGTGCATTCCAGTAGGAGTAACTGATGTAACTATGGCCTTTGTATTGTATAGTTAGCTTTTGCTGCTTATTTGTTTTCAGAAACTGGTGGAAGAATCACACTGAACTGTTTAGAGACTTAAATCTTCCCAAAACTTCTTGGTAATGCTGAGCAGTAAATGTCGACAAAGCTGCACAGGAAAGGCCCAAAGCCAACGTGGATTCAGCTCTGGATAGAGTACGTGTGGGTGAAGTCTCTCCTCCTTTTGTTAGATTGAAACCTactgttttttttattgataggAATTCTTTGCCAATGATTTATAATCAGTTCATGGAGAATGATAATACATTGGTTAAATGGAAAATGATGATACATTGATTAAAGTTGAGTTATTAGCTGTATTGGGAGTATGTCTCCTCCTTCATTGTGGACACTTTTTGTAGTTATTAACTTTGAAATCTGGCCAAGTTACCAGTTTTTTTAACatgcaaaacaaataaacaatataTAATATACAATCTAAATTTAGGACCATTAAATCGAATGATATCGATCATATTTCCGCGGCATCGCGCGAATACACTAACTAGTTCTTATATAAGAGCACATGCACCAATGAGTTGATTGGGTGACTAGTCGGGAGACCGAGCACAAATAGAGCAACTCCACCAGTTGCTTCTTGATTGGTCACCAACTAGGAAAAGCTGATGTGGTGACTATGGAGGAGAAAAACCAGCTTCTACCGGTGGGCTATTGACCGGACAAAACCCACCCCCTCTTGACTGCAGCCAAGAAAATAGTCAAGTCCATGACAAAATCCATGACCGACCAAGCCCGTCTGCCAGCTCGGCCCAGCTCTGAACGTGGGTGACGTGAGCACCATCTCTGGAGAAGACGACGCGCCAAAGGAGGGAACTGGACTACAACGTGACGACGCGTGGCGCCGTAAAGCATAAAGGCGTGAACCCAGTCGCTTGTCGCGTAGCGACAAAGAAGGGGCCGGCCTTGCCACGTGGAAGATAGTCGTTGGTCCTATTTGAAATCTGGGCCTAATGGTAAAGTAATCCCAGCCCTTCTTTTCAATTAAATGGGCGATCCTACGGCAAACAATTAACATGCATTATATATGTTTGTAACGTTAATAAACGgtaacaaaaaaatttaaaaaaattctaaacatttctctataaatacctaccagTTATTTTACATCTTACACCCAacaaattatatttcatagttgcaccttcctcctcttcatataaCTCTCATCATCCAAATTTGTTTATATCCAATATGGCCTAACAAAGGGGAAACACACGTCCAGTGGCCAGACAAGAGGGAGATGAAAGTGAAGATGATAATACCGAATCTGAGaggagatggacggatgaggaagatgttcaattgtgcaagtcttggaaagcTGTAAGCCAATGTTCCGCTGTAGGCACAaatcagaaggaaaaaaaaaacgacttgTGGAGGCTCGTGAAGCGACACTTTGTCGCAAATTGGCCCAAGAGTCGATCAGCTTCCTCTTTGcaggaaggtggaaaattttaaaggttgaactctttgagtggcattgtgcattaaggcaagcgaaaaattggcaaaagagcggttcgaatgtggttgatgaggtatgtatttgtGATAAATCATTTAAGGGCTAAAGTCTGTTTAGTCCATGTACTatgcctctctcatcgtttcagtccctgacattccaatttaatctgaaaagtccttGAGGTCTTAATTTCCGTCTAATAGGTCATTTCCGCTGGAAATTAGGAATTggccttgggtgaaatgtccagTATACCCCtaagttatttcttttttcttttttttcctttttaatttatttttttcctttttttctttttcctttttaatttcttttttttcttttttcttttttctttttcctatttaatttcatttttcctttttttatttttttttcctttttccattttaatttattttttctttttcctttttaatttcttttttttcttgtttcttttttctttttcctttttaatttcatttttttctttttccttttatttttatttttttcctttttccattttaatttcttttttcttttttctttttaatttcttttttcctttttttatttttcttttttccttttttttttcttttttctttttcctttttaatgaccatcgtATTCTGCTGCATCAGTAGCGCCACGTCGgcgaaccaatccagatcgacccgaaaccccaattcttgttctccacgccagcggccatttttcttttccatcactattcttcttcttcacttctggtttttgtcaacttggccatcaaaaaccaccatttcaaccaaacccaaaatccaaatcaccattttgagcaagacccaaaaacctcagagtttgaaaaaatggtagttttcagtgaaaagtttccaaattgaggcttgatgtggagagagaaagtgggatttgagtgggagagagagaagtaggctgtgaaaacaagaggggagtggttTAGTGGCGAATTTCAGAGCTGGTTGGGAAATagatgggttgtggagtttgatcagAATGGGATTGGCGAGCTGAGGAAGTAGAAAGATGgcaaaacgaaaaagaaaaaagaacttaaaaaggaaaaaaatttaaaaaggaacaagaaaaaaaagaaattaaaaaggaaaaataaataagaaaaaaaaggaattaaaaagcaaaaagaaatgaaaaagaaaaaagaaaaaaggaaaaaaagaaattaaaaaggaaaaaaaaaagaaaaaaaaattaaaaaggaaaaatgaaaaaaaaggataaaagaaattaaaaaggaaaaagaaaaaaattaaaaaaagaaattaaaaaggaaaaagaaaaaatgaaaaaaaggaattaaaaaggaaaaaggaaaaaggaaaaagaaaaaaaagaaattaaaatggaaaaaggaaaaaaataaaaataaaaaaaggaaaaaagaaattaaaaaggaaaaagaaaaaaaggaaaaaaataaattaaaaaggaaaaaaaagaaaaaagaaataactgaggggtatattggacatttcacccaaggccAATTCTTGATTTCCCGCGGAAAAGACCTATTAGACGGAAATTGAGACCtcagggacttttcagattaaattggaatgtcagggactgaaacgatgagagaggcatagtacagggactaaacagactTTATCCCATCATTTAATTTgctgatacattatagtaaaatattacttgctaaataatgtagtaattataatatcgttttaattgtagtaattgcttTTTGTTATATTACTTGGGTAATTCTTTCATTGTCAGTGCATGCAGTCGATGCTTCCAATCATCTCAGGAAAGCCTTTTCTCTCAGCTTTGGCAAGAAGTCTTCTGTGGTCGGCCGGAGTAGGAGCCCGGAGGTATTCTGCCGAGTACAGATTAACGATTCCTCTTGTAAATCGTTTCAGAGTCTCGATGGCGGTAGATTTCGCCATCCGACAATACTCAGCGCATTGATCTGCCCCAGCACTGTAAGTAAGCATTCTTAAAGAACATATCAGCTTTTGCTGGGGAAGTAGTCCGACTTTCTTAGCAGCATCTGATTTCTGGACAAAGTACCGGTCATAGCGACAAAAGTCACTGGAGATGCGGTTGAAAACATTGTGACTCATCCTATACCGTATCCGGAATTCCTCTTCACTGAAAATTGGATGCTCCACAAAGTAATCTTCCATCATGTTTTTCCCTCTTGATTCCCTAAATCGCTCCTCATTCGGTGCACCCCTCGGTCGAGAACCCCGTCgtcttgattcagaggaagctTCAGCTTCAGCGGCTCCTGTTACCACAAGAGCATTAGTCGTACACATCTCTTCATGATCTTCATTTTGAGATTGTGGGCTAAGATTGTCGATACTTAGCCCACAATCTCTTCATTGAAATGAGGGAAGGAGAGGAAATGTGTTAGATCTGGAGatatgaaaaagaaggagatttGTGAATATCAGCTTGTGAGTGAATGGTGTGCTGCCTCTTACTctatttatttacaattttcacataaaaCGTGATCAGACTTCGAGGACACATGTCCACTTCTGGTTCGACGTAATCTGATCCGAAATCTTAGATAAGATTACATCAACAATAACAGTTAGATTGAATAGTATGCAAATGATCTGGTCCGTTCAAAGATGTCGATGATTGTTTCAAGCGTTTCAAAAAAATTGTCGGTGGCgtgccttcactcatttcaagaaaaattgtcggtggtgccttcactcatttcatGAAAAATTGTTGGTGGTGGCTTCACTtatttcaagataaattgtcgGTTACTGTAGGTGACTCATAATTTGTCCAccgaaaatattagaaaaatagtaaattgcataattatgacattaattatccataaatctccattattatcatctatttacatcaaatatattttaattttaaaagaaaagaataaaaattcaacaaatagtgaaaaaaaaaaaatttcaatgaacagtgaaaaaatcaatgaacagttaAATCACTCaataaaaagtgaaaaatcGATGAACAGTCTTAACCGGTCATGAAAAAAACGGGTGGAAAcctatgtccagtggcagtgaacagttatTTGACTAGTCGACGCATTGACATTTCTTAACTACAAGTGGACTTGCTCTCATGCAATGCAGCGCTTATTAATTACCTGACCAATTGGTTGGACCCGTGTGGGGACTACCTGCCCAGGCAATTCAGTGACCAATTCTCGCCCAAGCAATTGCTCGACTAATGTTGCTGGGCTCCAAAATTTTTACCTGTTGGGAAATTTTGAAATCCCCTTTTTCAGTTGTTGGATTAAGATCCAACGACTGTAGTGAAACATTCATGAATTAAATATTCATTACTTTTTTTAAAATAAGATTGTATGATTAatctaattattaattatttaattaattaaattataagtTTAATTTGAAGTGTGAATCGTAGATTGGCAAGCAAATTGTCTTTCCTTGGTGCATTGTTTAAGCTAAAGACAATTGCCAATTTGGGATGAATAGTAGATTAGTGGTACCAAT contains these protein-coding regions:
- the LOC112178378 gene encoding uncharacterized protein LOC112178378; its protein translation is MCTTNALVVTGAAEAEASSESRRRGSRPRGAPNEERFRESRGKNMMEDYFVEHPIFSEEEFRIRYRMSHNVFNRISSDFCRYDRYFVQKSDAAKKVGLLPQQKLICSLRMLTYSAGADQCAEYCRMAKSTAIETLKRFTRGIVNLYSAEYLRAPTPADHRRLLAKAERKGFPEMIGSIDCMH